GGCATGAGCGCTCCGACCGTGCAAGTGGGCAGCAAACTGCCCGAGCTGAAGATCTACGGTGATCCGACATTCATCGTCTCCACGGCGATCGCCACCCGCGATTACCAGGACGTGCACCACGACCGGGACAAGGCCCAGGCCAAGGGGTCCAAGGACATCTTCGTCAATATCCTCACCGACACCGGCCTGGTTCAGCGCTACCTGACCGACTGGGCGGGTTCCAACGCGGTGATCGGCTCGATCGCACTACGACTGGGCGTCCCGTGGTATGCCTACGACACCGTCACCTTCTCCGGTGAAGTGACGGCGGTGGAAGATGGCCTGGTCACCGTGAAAGTCGTGGGCAACAACAGTCTTGGCGACCACGTCATCGCCACCGCCACTCTCACCCTCGGGGAGGCATGATGCTGTCCGGTAAGGCGGCGATCGCCGGAATCGGCGCGACCGACTTCTCCAAGGAATCCGGGCGCAGCGAACTGCGCCTGGCCGCCGAAGCGGTGCTCGACGCCCTCGACGATGCGGGCCTGACCCCGGCCGACGTCGACGGTCTGGTCACCTTCACCATGGATTCCAACCTGGAGACCGCCGTCGCGCGTGCCACCGGCATCGGTGAGCTGAAGTTCTTCTCCCAGATCGGTTACGGCGGAGGCGCCGCCGCGGCGACGGTGCAGCAGGCGGCCCTGGCGGTGGCGACCGGGGTGGCCGAAGTGGTGGTGGCGTACCGGGCCTTCAACGAGCGCTCGGAGTTCCGGTTCGGCCAGGTGATGACCGCGCTGACGGTCAACGCTGATTCCCGCGGTGTGGAGTACAGCTGGTCCTACCCGCACGGCCTGAGCACCCCGGCCGCGTCGGTGGCGATGATCGCCCAGCGCTACATGCATGAATATGGCGCCACCAGCGCCGATTTCGGGGTGGTGTCGGTGGCCGATCGCAAGCATGCGGCGACCAACCCCAAGGCGCATTTCTACGGCAAGCCGATCACCATCGAGGATCACCAGAACTCGCGGTGGATCGCCGAGCCGTTGCGGCTGCTGGACTGCTGTCAGGAGACCGACGGCGGGGTGGCGATCGTGGTCACCACACCCGAGCGGGCTCGCGACCTCAAGCATCGGCCGGCGGTCATCGAAGCGGCGGCCCAAGGAGCCGGGGCCGACCAGTTCACCATGTACTCCTACTACCGCGAGGAACTCGGGCTGCCCGAGATGGGTTTGGTGGGCAAGCAGTTGTGGGCGCAGTCCGGCCTGACGCCGGCCGACATCCAGACCGCGGTGCTCTACGACCACTTCACCCCCTACACGCTGATCCAGTTGGAGGAGTTGGGGTTCTGCGGCAAGGGCGAAGCCAAGGACTTCATCGCCGGGGGCGCCATCGAGTTGGGTGGCCGGCTGCCGATCAACACCCACGGCGGTCAGCTCGGCGAGGCCTATGTACACGGGATGAACGGCATCGCCGAGGGGGTGCGCCAGCTGCGCGGCACCTCGGTCAACCAGGTAGCGGGCGTCGAGCACGTGCTGGTCACCGCCGGCACCGGGGTGCCTACCTCGGGTCTGATCCTGGGCTAGGACGCGGTGCTTCGTCGGCCACCATCGACAGCATGGTGGAGATAAAGTCCTCGAGGCGTTCGCGCGGGTAGGTCTGCGGGTCGCGTGCGGTCAGCCGTCCCAGCATCTCGGCGAACGACAACATGGTGTGGCCCAGCAGGACCGGATCCAGACGGGCCAACTGCGGCATGAGGGCGGCCCCGGCACGGGCGAGTTCCTCGGACTGCCGCAGGACGGCTGAGCGGGCGCTGCGCAGCGAGTCGCGGTAGTCGCGGGGCGCGCTGTCGGGAACGGTGAGGATCAGCCGCCAGCCGGTCGGATTGTTCAGCACGGCCTTCAGGAATGCCCCGATAGTCGCGGTGTAGGCGCCGGTCGGGCCCAGCGTGCTGAGGTCGTCGGGCATCGCCGCACGAACCTCGGCGATGCCGCGTTCGCGTTCGCGTTCCAATAACGCCTCGACCAGCTCGGCTCGGGTACTGAATGCTGTGTACAGCACCGGTTTTGCGACGCCGGCGGCGGCGGCGACCGCCTCCATGCTCAGCTCGTGCAGCGCGCATCCGCCCAGGACCTCCAATGCCGCGTCCAGCGCCTGCGCGCGGCGCTCGTCCCGCGTCAGGCGTGGCGCGTATTTACGCCGCTGCCGAGTCGAGTCCATAGGATCCAAAGTTTACGCCACCGTTGCATTCGCGTGGCCCGCAATGCTACGGTGCCGTTCTATTCGATGGTGATCCGTAGGCGAAGTGCTCCCGCGAGGAGGTCGCGATGATCCGGTTATTGGGCAGCTGCCTCACCACCGGTCTCATGATCGCGGGCGCCGGTCTGGTCGGCGCCCCGCTGGCGTGTCCGGCGGCGCTGGACCTGCAGATGCACGCGGTTCTACTCACCAGCGGTAACACCGCGGATTCGCCACTCGGCAACGGCACCGCGTTGATCGTGGGCGCCAGCGGCCTGCCCGTGCCGCCCGCCGGCTACGTGGACGCCGCCGAAACCTACTACCTGGCGCCGCGCGGGTTCGGCGGGACCACGCAGGCGGTCGTCACCCCCGAGTCGCTGTGGCCGCTGACCGGCGTCAAGAACCTGACCACCGACGAGTCCTTCGCCCAGGGCGGACAGATCCTGGCGAACGCGATTACGCAGCAGATCGCCGGCGGACAAGTCGATGCGGCAAACCCCGTCGTGGTGTTCGGCTACTCCCAGGGCGCTGTTGTCGAGACGGAAGCGATGAAACTGCTCGCCGAACAAGGGGTGCCCAGCGACTACGTGCACTTCGTCATGCTCGGAAACCCCGCCAATCCCGACGGGGGCATCCTGGAGCGTTTCAATGTGCCGATCGACGGCGTCAGCCCCACCATTCCCAGCTTCGGACTTACGTTCAGCGGCGCGACACCGGCAGACCTCTATGCGACGAACATCTACACGATCGAATACGACGGCTTCGCCAACTTTCCGCGTTACCCGATCAACTTCCTCGCCGACCTGAACGCCTTTCTTGGCATGGGCTTCTCGCACGGTGCGTACCTGGGGCTCACGGCCGAGCAGATCCAGGATGCGATTCAACTGCCGGCGGCGGCCGACAGTCTGACCGACTACTACATGATTCCCGCCGAGAGCCTGCCCCTGCTGGCCCCGCTGCAGTTTCTGCCGGTGATAGGAAAACCTCTCTACGACCTCTTGGAACCAGCAACCTCGGTACTGGTGAATTTGGGCTACGGCTGTATCACCGACGCCTGGTGCGAGGTCACCGATGCCAGTGCGCCAACCACTTTCGGCCTGTTCCCCACCAACCTGGACTGGGCTGAGGTCGCCACCGCACTGGGCAACGGCGTGCAGCAGGGGATTGCCGATGCCCTCAGGGATCTGCAAGACCCGGCGACCTACCAGCCCACGTCGGTCCTCGACACCCCGGCGCTGCAGGGTCTGCTGGAGACCGCGTACCGGATTGTCGGGGGCACCGTCGGCAACCCCACACCGACCTGGGGTGACATGGTGCAGGTGGGGTTGAGTCTGCTCAACAACGCTGTGCCGGGATCGATTTCGGGTGTGACGATTGATTCCCCACCCATAGACATCTTCAACGCCCTCATCGCCAACGTGTCGAACGACTACGCAACCCTGCTCCCGATCGCGGACACGTTCAACGCACTGCTCACCACGTTGCCCTCGGTTGCCATCAGCTTCATCGCACAGCAGGCCGCCGACGGCAATCTCCTCGGCGGGATCGGTGAGGCGCTGGCCGCTGCTACGGCATTGCTGCCGCTCGGAATTGGTTTCGGTATCGTCGCGCCCGTCGTGGAGGCGGTGGGGCTCAACGTGATCAATCTGGTGAACCTGTTCCCGGGAGCTCTGGAAGACCTGGCCAACCTGTTGCCCGATATCCCCTGACCGGCCTCGCTGAGCCTTCGGGGCGCTGGCCCGCATCAGAACTGCCGAAGGCGAAAGTCATTTCAATACGCCGCGTGAGGGTGGCAGGTTGGAAACCGCGGACTGGCTACGCCGAAACCAGCTCCACATCGTTGAGGATGGCGACATCCTCGCGCGAGGGTGCCACCACATTGCCCACCAGCCGTCCGCCGTCTTTCCACAGCCTGGCCCGCAGGGTCTCGCCCGGGAAGACCACACCGGCGAACCGCGCGCCGAAGGAACGGACCGCGCCGGCGTCGCCGTCCAGTGCGGTGTCCACCGCCGCCTTGCAGGTCATGCCGTAGGTGCACAGCCCGTGCAGAATCGGCCGGTCGAAGCCCGCCGCGGCCGCGAATCCGGGGTCCGAATGCAGCGGGTTACGGTCGCCGCAGAGCCGGTACAGCAGCGCCTGCTGCGGTGCCACCGGGATGTCGATCTCGAAATCCGGTGCCCGGTCGGGCAGTTCGCTCGCAGCTGACGGGCCGCGCTCGCCGCCGAAACCGCCCTCGCCGCGGGCGAAGATGGACCGCTGCTGCGTCCACAGCGGCGCTCCGTCGGTGTCGGTGACGGTGGTCTCGAGCACGACGACGGCCGCCTTGCCCTTGTCCCAGACGTCGACGATCCGGCTGACCGCCAGCGCGTTGCCGGACGGCGGTAGCGGCGCCGGAACGATTACCTTCTCGGAGGCATGCAGGATCTTGGCCAGGTCGATCTCGACACCCGGCCAGCTGACCTTGGGCGGGTCGACGTCGTTGAACGACGCCGCGACGCAGCCGAATGTCGGCAGCACCTGCGGGGTGCGATCGACGACGTAGCTCAGCTCACGCGGGTCCATCGGGTCCGACCCGGCGCCCAGCGCCAGGTTGTAGAGCTGCACGTTGGTCGCGGTCCAGGAGAATTCCACCCGGCCGAACTCGGCACCCCGGGCGACGTCGAGATCGATGGGCATGGCTAGGTCCTTCCGGCGATGTCGAGAGCGGCCAGGTATCCGAAGGTCATCGCCGGACCGATGGTGCCGCCGGGGCCGGGGTAGGTGTGACCCATGACCGGGGCGCTCACATTGCCTGCGGCGTAGAGACCCTCGATGACGCTGTTGTCGTCGCGCAACGCCCGTCCGTTCACGTCGGTGCGGATCCCGCCCTTGGTGCCCAGATCGCCGGGCACCATCTTGGCCGCGTAAAACGGCCCCTGGGCGATCGCTCCCAGGTTCGGGTTGGGCTTGTTGGTAGGGTCGCCGTAGTAGCGGTCATAAGCGCTCTCGCCACGGTGGAAGTCCTCATCGACACCGGTGCGGGCGAACTCGTTGAACCGTTCGACGGTCGCGGTCAACCCCACGGCCGGCACACCCATCTTTGCCGCCAGCTCCTCCAGGGTATCCGCGGAGACGATCACGCCCGACTCCAGCCATTTCTTCGGAATCCGTTGTCCCGGCTGCAATCCCGCAAAGATGTAGTTGTTGCGGTAACGCTGGTCGAACACCAGCCAGGCCGGGATGTTCTCGCCGGGGCCGGGTCCCTGCCCGTATTCGCCGCCGTACATGTGGTGGCACGCCTCGACGTAGGGCATCGACTCGTTCATAAACCGCTTACCGGCCATGTTCACGATGATCGAGCCGGGTGAGTTGCGCTCCGAGAGCGCGAACCACGGTGCGCCCGGCAGCGGCACCGTCGGGCCCCACCAGGAGTCCTCCATGATGTCCAGTGCGGCACCCAGCTTCTCGCCGGCCAGGATTCCCTCGCCGGTGTTGGCCTTCGCCCCGACGGTCCACTCGGTGGTGATGGGAGCGCGCTGGTACTTCACCCGCATCTGCTCGTTGTGCTCGAATCCGCCGCTGGCGAGGATGACCCCGCGTCGCGCCCGGATCAGCCGCGGCTCGCTCGACTCCGAAGCATTGCTGTCGCGGACGTAGACGCCGCGGACCACGCCGTCGGAGACGTAGAGGTCGGTCAGCGCGGTGTTCAACTCGACCGGAACGCCGGCGTCGCGCAGGCCGATCCGCAGCGGGGCGATCAGAGCGCGGCCCATGCCGACCAGATTCTTACCGGTGGCCTGGGCCCACATGGTGCGGGCGCCGACCTTCAGGCTGCGCAGCACACCGCGGGGGTGGCGCTTGAGCTGGTTGAGCCGGACGTAGTCCTGCTGCATGACAACGACATTCAGCGGCACCTTGCCGTAAGGCGGTTCCAGGCCGGCCAGGTCGGCACCGAGCTTGCGGGCATTGAACGGCTTCGGCTCGATCGAGCGGCCGGTGGGCTTGCCGCCCGGCTGCTCGGGGTAGTAGTCGGCGTAACCGGGAACCCAGCACATCTTCAGCGGTGAGTTCTTCAGCACGAACGACAGCATCTCCGGACCGCGCTGCAGGTAGGTGTCGATCTTCTCGGCCGGAACCACGTCGCCGATGATCGTGCGCAGGTAGGTGCGGGCGGCCTCGGCGGTGTCCTTCACGCCCGCGCGCTGAAGCACCTCGTTGTTGGGGATCCACACGCCGCCGCCGGAACGGGCAGTCGAACCGCCGTAGTGGGCGGCTTTCTCGATGACGATGGTGGACAGTCCGTGGTGGGCTGCGGCGAGGGCGGCGACCATCCCGGCGCCGCCGCTTCCGACCACGACGACGTCGTACTCCTGCTCGGGCATGTAGAACACGTTATAGAATTGCCCCGCCCGGGCGCCAGTTGGCTGGCCGTATCACCGTCGTGCGCACCCGGACGACTACTTCCTACCCTGCGGGTAGCTGGCCGGGACCGGCCAGGTCAGATAGAGTTATTGTTTCAGTAGAACACGTTGCAGTTTAGTGATCGGCGACGATGCGTTCCCGCCTTTCGTCTGCGGCGGAGGCATGTTTTACTGACACGAGCATGCATCGTTTATTCACATGCCCTGAGTTAGGAGTCATCAGCGTGGCCAGCCCCACCACCCAGTCCGCCCCCAACATTCCCGCCGGGTTCGACCCGACCGATCCGGAGATCTATGCCGAACGGATCCCGGACGAGGAGCTGGCTGAACTGCGCAAGAGCGAGCCGATCAAGTGGATCGAACAGCCGGACGGAGTAGGTGGCTTCAACGACGGCGGCTACTGGGCGATCACCCGGCACGAGGACGTCAAAGAGGTCTCCCGGCTTGACGAGATCTTCTCCAGCGAGATCAACACCGCCATCCCGCGGTTCAACGACGATATCCCGCGCGACGCGATCGATGCGCAGCGCATCCTGATGCTCAACCAGGACGCCCCGCGGCACACCCGGCAGCGCCGGATCATCTCACGCGGTTTCACCCCCCGGCACATCCTGCCGCTGCGCGACCAGCTCGAGCAGCGCGCCCAGGCCATCGCCAAGGAGGCGCTGGCCCGAGGCACCGGTGACTTCGTGGTCGAGGTTGCCTCCGAACTGCCACTGCAGGCCATCGCCGGCCTGATGGGCGTGCCGCAGGAGGACCGCGGCAAGCTCTTCGAGTGGACCAACCAGATGACGTCCTATGACGACCCCGAGTACGCCCACTACGACCCCGCGGCGTCGGCGATGGAGATCATCTCCTACGGGCTGCAACTGGCCGAGATGAAGCGGCAGAACCCGGGCGGCGACATCGTGACCACGCTGGTGGAAGCCGATCTCGACGGGGAGAAGCTCAACGACGACGAGCTGGGCTACTTCATCATCCTGTTGGCGGTGGCCGGTAGCGAGACCACGCGTAACTCGATCACCCAGGGCATGATGGCGTTCACCGAATTCCCCGAGCAGTGGGAGCTGTTCAAGTCCGAACGCCCGGAGACCACCGCCGACGAGGTCGTGCGCTGGGCCACCCCGGTGACGTCGTTCCAGCGCACCGCCACCCAGGATCACGAACTGGGCGGCACCCTGATCAAGAAGGGCCAGCGGGTGGTGATGTTCTACCGCGCCGCGAACTTCGACTCCGAGGTCTTCGACAACCCGTACCAGTTCAACATCCTGCGTGACCCCAACCCGCACGTCGGGTTCGGCGGCACCGGTGCGCACTACTGCATCGGCACCCACCTGGCCCGGATGACAATCGGCCTGATGTTCAACGCCATCGCCGACCACATCCCCGACCTCAAGCCGCTGGAAAGCCCCAAGCGGCTACGCTCGGGCTGGCTCAACGGGATCAAGCACTGGCAGGTCGACTACACCGGCAAGTCCTAGCTCGCGGTTTGGGCGGGGGCCGACGGCGAGCACGCCGCCGGCCCTCCGTCGCTACCGGATCCGCCCAAGACCGTCCGAGCCAAAAGTTAGAACACGTTATAGAATTTTGGTCAGCGGCTCGGTTTCACCCGCATCACAACACCCGAGGGGACCATCGAAGATGCTCAGCGCCCAGATCCGCGACGAACTCGCCGCCGAGTTGGCGCAAGCGGAGCGCAGCCGGGTCCCGATCTCCCCGTTAACGGCGGCGCACCCCGACATCGACGTCGTCGACGCCTACGAGATCCAGTTGATCAACATCCGGCAGCGGATCGCCGAGGGTGCCCGGGTCGTCGGACACAAGGTCGGCCTGTCCAGCGAGGCGATGCAGCAGATGATGGGTGTCGATGAGCCGGACTACGGGCATCTGCTCAACGAGATGCAGGTGTTCGAGGACACGCCGGTCAAGGCGTCGAACTACCTCTACCCGCGGGTCGAGGTGGAGGTGGCCTTCATCCTGGGCGCGGATCTGCCCGGCGCGGACTGCACCGAGGAGCACGTGCTGGCCGCCACCGAGGCGTTCGCCCCGGCGATCGAGCTGATCGACAGCCGGATCACCGACTGGAAGATCAAGCTCTGCGACACCATCGCCGACAATGCCTCCTCGGCCGGCTTCGTCCTCGGCAAGCAGCGAGTCAAGCCCGGTGATATCGACATCAAAGGCATTGATGCGTCGCTGACCAAGAACGGCGAGGTGGTCGCCAAGGGCCGCAGCGACGCGGTGCTGGGCAACCCGGTCACCGCGGTGGCCTGGCTGGCTCGCAAGGTGGAGAGCTTCGGGGTGCGGTTGAAGGCCGGCGACATCGTCCTGCCGGGCACCGCCACCCGGGCCATCGACGTGCACGCCGGTGATGACTGCGTCGCCGATTTCTCCGGGCTGGGTTCGGTCCGGCTGGTTTTCGAATAGAGGAGCGTTCATGGCTGCCAAAGCCTCAGTCGCGATTGTCGGGTCGGGCAACATCAGCACCGACCTGCTGTACAAACTGCTGCGCTCGGAGTGGCTCGAGCCGCGCTGGATGATCGGTATCGACCCGGAATCCGAGGGCCTGGCCCGCGCCCGCAAACTCGGTCTGGAGACCTCGGCTGAGGGGGCGGACTGGCTGCTGGCCCAAGATGAGTTGCCGGACTTCGTCTTCGAGGCCACCAGCGCCTACGTCCACAAGGCGTACGCGCCCAAGTACGAGGCGGCCGGCATCCGGGCCATCGACCTGACCCCGGCCGCGGTCGGCCCGGCGGTGATCCCGCCGGCGAACCTGCACGAACACGTCGACGCCCCGAACGTCAACATGATCACCTGCGGTGGGCAGGCCACCATTCCGATCGTGTACGCGGTGACCCGCGCGGTCAAAGAGCAGGGCGGGGTGGTGCCCTACGCCGAGATCGTGGCCAGCGTCGCCAGTGTTTCGGCGGGGCCGGGCACCCGGGCCAATATCGATGAGTTCACCAAGACCACCTCGCGCGGAGTGGAGACCATCGGTGGCGCGCAACAGGGCAAGGCGATCATCATCTTGAACCCGGCCGATCCGCCGATGATCATGCGCGACACCATCTTCTGCCAGATTCCCGAGGACGCCGACCGCGACGCGATCACCAAGTCGATCCACAGCGTGGTCGCCCAGGTGCAGACCTACGTGCCCGGCTACCGGCTGCTCAACGAGCCACAGTTCGACGAGCCGTCGCTGAACTCCGGCGGGCGTGCGGTGGTCACCACGTTCGTCGAGGTCGAGGGCGCCGGTGATTACCTGCCCCCCTATGCGGGCAACCTGGACATCATGACCGCCGCGGCCACCAAGGTCGGCGAGGAGATCGCCCGCGAGCTGGCGACCGCCAAGGCTGGAGGGGCGTAACCGCTATGTCTGATCACATTTTCGACGTCCGCATCACCGACACCTCACTGCGGGACGGTTCGCACCACAAGCGCCATCAGTTCACCGGCGAGGAGGTGGCGGCGATCGTTGCGGCGATCGACGCCGCCGGGGTGCCGGTGATCGAGGTGACTCACGGTGATGGGCTGGGTGGATCCAGCTTCAACTACGGGTTCTCCAAGACCCCCGACCAGGAGCTCATCGCGCTGGCGGCTTCCACCGCCAAGGACGCCAGGATCGCGTTTTTGATGCTGCCCGGGGTGGCCACCAAGGACGACATGAAAGCCGCGCAGGGCAATGGCGGGCAGATCTGCCGGATCGCCACCCACTGCACCGAGGCCGATGTGTCCATCCAGCACTTCGGGCTGGCCCG
This is a stretch of genomic DNA from Mycolicibacter terrae. It encodes these proteins:
- the kstD gene encoding 3-oxosteroid 1-dehydrogenase gives rise to the protein MPEQEYDVVVVGSGGAGMVAALAAAHHGLSTIVIEKAAHYGGSTARSGGGVWIPNNEVLQRAGVKDTAEAARTYLRTIIGDVVPAEKIDTYLQRGPEMLSFVLKNSPLKMCWVPGYADYYPEQPGGKPTGRSIEPKPFNARKLGADLAGLEPPYGKVPLNVVVMQQDYVRLNQLKRHPRGVLRSLKVGARTMWAQATGKNLVGMGRALIAPLRIGLRDAGVPVELNTALTDLYVSDGVVRGVYVRDSNASESSEPRLIRARRGVILASGGFEHNEQMRVKYQRAPITTEWTVGAKANTGEGILAGEKLGAALDIMEDSWWGPTVPLPGAPWFALSERNSPGSIIVNMAGKRFMNESMPYVEACHHMYGGEYGQGPGPGENIPAWLVFDQRYRNNYIFAGLQPGQRIPKKWLESGVIVSADTLEELAAKMGVPAVGLTATVERFNEFARTGVDEDFHRGESAYDRYYGDPTNKPNPNLGAIAQGPFYAAKMVPGDLGTKGGIRTDVNGRALRDDNSVIEGLYAAGNVSAPVMGHTYPGPGGTIGPAMTFGYLAALDIAGRT
- a CDS encoding MaoC family dehydratase, with product MSAPTVQVGSKLPELKIYGDPTFIVSTAIATRDYQDVHHDRDKAQAKGSKDIFVNILTDTGLVQRYLTDWAGSNAVIGSIALRLGVPWYAYDTVTFSGEVTAVEDGLVTVKVVGNNSLGDHVIATATLTLGEA
- a CDS encoding lipid-transfer protein translates to MLSGKAAIAGIGATDFSKESGRSELRLAAEAVLDALDDAGLTPADVDGLVTFTMDSNLETAVARATGIGELKFFSQIGYGGGAAAATVQQAALAVATGVAEVVVAYRAFNERSEFRFGQVMTALTVNADSRGVEYSWSYPHGLSTPAASVAMIAQRYMHEYGATSADFGVVSVADRKHAATNPKAHFYGKPITIEDHQNSRWIAEPLRLLDCCQETDGGVAIVVTTPERARDLKHRPAVIEAAAQGAGADQFTMYSYYREELGLPEMGLVGKQLWAQSGLTPADIQTAVLYDHFTPYTLIQLEELGFCGKGEAKDFIAGGAIELGGRLPINTHGGQLGEAYVHGMNGIAEGVRQLRGTSVNQVAGVEHVLVTAGTGVPTSGLILG
- a CDS encoding cytochrome P450, which produces MASPTTQSAPNIPAGFDPTDPEIYAERIPDEELAELRKSEPIKWIEQPDGVGGFNDGGYWAITRHEDVKEVSRLDEIFSSEINTAIPRFNDDIPRDAIDAQRILMLNQDAPRHTRQRRIISRGFTPRHILPLRDQLEQRAQAIAKEALARGTGDFVVEVASELPLQAIAGLMGVPQEDRGKLFEWTNQMTSYDDPEYAHYDPAASAMEIISYGLQLAEMKRQNPGGDIVTTLVEADLDGEKLNDDELGYFIILLAVAGSETTRNSITQGMMAFTEFPEQWELFKSERPETTADEVVRWATPVTSFQRTATQDHELGGTLIKKGQRVVMFYRAANFDSEVFDNPYQFNILRDPNPHVGFGGTGAHYCIGTHLARMTIGLMFNAIADHIPDLKPLESPKRLRSGWLNGIKHWQVDYTGKS
- a CDS encoding 2-keto-4-pentenoate hydratase, with protein sequence MLSAQIRDELAAELAQAERSRVPISPLTAAHPDIDVVDAYEIQLINIRQRIAEGARVVGHKVGLSSEAMQQMMGVDEPDYGHLLNEMQVFEDTPVKASNYLYPRVEVEVAFILGADLPGADCTEEHVLAATEAFAPAIELIDSRITDWKIKLCDTIADNASSAGFVLGKQRVKPGDIDIKGIDASLTKNGEVVAKGRSDAVLGNPVTAVAWLARKVESFGVRLKAGDIVLPGTATRAIDVHAGDDCVADFSGLGSVRLVFE
- a CDS encoding MaoC/PaaZ C-terminal domain-containing protein → MPIDLDVARGAEFGRVEFSWTATNVQLYNLALGAGSDPMDPRELSYVVDRTPQVLPTFGCVAASFNDVDPPKVSWPGVEIDLAKILHASEKVIVPAPLPPSGNALAVSRIVDVWDKGKAAVVVLETTVTDTDGAPLWTQQRSIFARGEGGFGGERGPSAASELPDRAPDFEIDIPVAPQQALLYRLCGDRNPLHSDPGFAAAAGFDRPILHGLCTYGMTCKAAVDTALDGDAGAVRSFGARFAGVVFPGETLRARLWKDGGRLVGNVVAPSREDVAILNDVELVSA
- a CDS encoding PE-PPE domain-containing protein, whose translation is MIRLLGSCLTTGLMIAGAGLVGAPLACPAALDLQMHAVLLTSGNTADSPLGNGTALIVGASGLPVPPAGYVDAAETYYLAPRGFGGTTQAVVTPESLWPLTGVKNLTTDESFAQGGQILANAITQQIAGGQVDAANPVVVFGYSQGAVVETEAMKLLAEQGVPSDYVHFVMLGNPANPDGGILERFNVPIDGVSPTIPSFGLTFSGATPADLYATNIYTIEYDGFANFPRYPINFLADLNAFLGMGFSHGAYLGLTAEQIQDAIQLPAAADSLTDYYMIPAESLPLLAPLQFLPVIGKPLYDLLEPATSVLVNLGYGCITDAWCEVTDASAPTTFGLFPTNLDWAEVATALGNGVQQGIADALRDLQDPATYQPTSVLDTPALQGLLETAYRIVGGTVGNPTPTWGDMVQVGLSLLNNAVPGSISGVTIDSPPIDIFNALIANVSNDYATLLPIADTFNALLTTLPSVAISFIAQQAADGNLLGGIGEALAAATALLPLGIGFGIVAPVVEAVGLNVINLVNLFPGALEDLANLLPDIP
- a CDS encoding TetR/AcrR family transcriptional regulator → MDSTRQRRKYAPRLTRDERRAQALDAALEVLGGCALHELSMEAVAAAAGVAKPVLYTAFSTRAELVEALLERERERGIAEVRAAMPDDLSTLGPTGAYTATIGAFLKAVLNNPTGWRLILTVPDSAPRDYRDSLRSARSAVLRQSEELARAGAALMPQLARLDPVLLGHTMLSFAEMLGRLTARDPQTYPRERLEDFISTMLSMVADEAPRPSPGSDPR
- a CDS encoding acetaldehyde dehydrogenase (acetylating); this encodes MAAKASVAIVGSGNISTDLLYKLLRSEWLEPRWMIGIDPESEGLARARKLGLETSAEGADWLLAQDELPDFVFEATSAYVHKAYAPKYEAAGIRAIDLTPAAVGPAVIPPANLHEHVDAPNVNMITCGGQATIPIVYAVTRAVKEQGGVVPYAEIVASVASVSAGPGTRANIDEFTKTTSRGVETIGGAQQGKAIIILNPADPPMIMRDTIFCQIPEDADRDAITKSIHSVVAQVQTYVPGYRLLNEPQFDEPSLNSGGRAVVTTFVEVEGAGDYLPPYAGNLDIMTAAATKVGEEIARELATAKAGGA